A single genomic interval of Musa acuminata AAA Group cultivar baxijiao chromosome BXJ3-4, Cavendish_Baxijiao_AAA, whole genome shotgun sequence harbors:
- the LOC103980418 gene encoding nuclear transport factor 2 isoform X2 gives MALPTASPVSPLSPQVIGNAFVQQYYQILHQSPEMVHKFYQDSSIVNRPNSDGEMTSVTTMQAINEKIMSLDFRNCFTEIKTIDSQLSYQNGVLIVVTGSFIGQENVKSKFAQSFFLAPQENGGYFVLNDVFRFLSETQPREMNHFLSDGTNDDALKAPLTSDTEQNLQEYHDVETLQTEEDGDNMEDVLNQSEDGGSGVEDEVVVDLPANASEIDSQTTHEVIASGAQDDVPKKSYASIVKVMKGSPSPALVHVTPKAKVAAEKPVVVSPTPATVPETSVPAINDVPENKNNVEEEGHSIYIRNLSPNATAEKVEEEFKKFGPIKPGGVQVRSHKVERYCFGFVEFESLKSMQAAIEASPITIGGRQAIVQEKRTTTRVVNGVVTNSNSGSGGRGRFQLGRGAFRNDNFRGRGNFVSNMGFRRNEFRNRAEYSGRGWDPTSGGSNGYQPRAFQNGNGMVGRPRGPKPGVVSA, from the exons ATGGCATTGCCAACTGCATCTCCTGTTTCTCCTCTGAGTCCACAAGTG ATTGGTAATGCATTTGTTCAACAGTATTACCAAATTCTGCACCAATCACCAGAAATGGTTCACAAATTCTATCAGGATTCAAGCATTGTAAACCGCCcaaattctgatggagagatgacTTCAGTGACAACAATGCAA GCGATCAATGAGAAGATAATGTCGTTGGATTTCAGAAACTGTTTCACTGAGATAAAGACTATAGACTCACAACTGTCTTACCAGAACGGGGTGCTTATTGTAGTGACTGGGTCGTTTATTGGACAAGAAAATGTCAAGAGTAAATTTGCACAGTCATTCTTCCTTGCACCTCAAGAAAATGGAGGTTACTTTGTCCTGAATGATGTGTTCAGGTTTTTGAGTGAAACACAGCCAAGGGAAATGAACCATTTTTTGAGTGATGGCACAAACGATGATGCCCTCAAGGCTCCTCTAACTTCTGATACAG aaCAAAATTTGCAGGAGTATCATGATGTGGAAACTCTACAAACAGAGGAGGATGGTGACAATATGGAAGATGTACTCAACCAATCAGAGGATGGTGGTTCAGGTGTTGAAGATGAGGTTGTTGTGGATCTTCCAGCCAATGCAAGTGAAATTGATTCACAGACAACTCACGAAGTGATTGCTTCTGGGGCTCAAGATGATGTGCCTAAGAAGTCTTATGCATCAATT GTTAAAGTGATGAAAGGAAGCCCATCACCGGCACTGGTTCATGTGACTCCTAAGGCAAAGGTGGCTGCAGAGAAACCAGTGGTTGTTTCTCCAACACCAGCTACTGTCCCTGAAACATCTGTTCCTGCTATCAATGATGTCCCTGAGAACAAAAACAATGTTGAAG AGGAGGGTCATTCAATCTATATCAGGAATTTATCTCCGAATGCAACAGCAGAGAAGGTTGAGGAGGAATTTAAGAAATTTGGGCCTATTAAGCCCGGTGGCGTGCAAGTCAGGAGCCACAAG GTTGAGCGGTACTGTTTTGGTTTTGTTGAGTTTGAGTCGCTGAAATCCATGCAAGCAGCAATTGAG GCATCACCGATCACGATTGGAGGTCGTCAAGCTATTGTTCAGGAGAAGAGAACAACAACACGAG TTGTGAATGGTGTGGTCACCAATAgcaacagcggcagcggtgggcgaGGGCGCTTCCAGTTGGGAAGAGGTGCTTTCAGAAACGATAACTTCCGGGGACGTGGAAACTTTGTCTCCAATATGGGCTTTAGGAGGAATGAGTTCAGGAACCGGGCTGAGTACTCTGGACGTGGTTGGGACCCGACTTCCGGTGGGAGTAATGGTTATCAGCCGCGAGCCTTTCAGAATGGGAATGGCATGGTCGGCCGCCCTAGAGGACCCAAGCCAGGTGTTGTTTCAGCTTAG
- the LOC103980418 gene encoding nuclear transport factor 2 isoform X4, with translation MVHKFYQDSSIVNRPNSDGEMTSVTTMQAINEKIMSLDFRNCFTEIKTIDSQLSYQNGVLIVVTGSFIGQENVKSKFAQSFFLAPQENGGYFVLNDVFRFLSETQPREMNHFLSDGTNDDALKAPLTSDTEQNLQEYHDVETLQTEEDGDNMEDVLNQSEDGGSGVEDEVVVDLPANASEIDSQTTHEVIASGAQDDVPKKSYASIVKVMKGSPSPALVHVTPKAKVAAEKPVVVSPTPATVPETSVPAINDVPENKNNVEEEGHSIYIRNLSPNATAEKVEEEFKKFGPIKPGGVQVRSHKVERYCFGFVEFESLKSMQAAIEASPITIGGRQAIVQEKRTTTRAVVNGVVTNSNSGSGGRGRFQLGRGAFRNDNFRGRGNFVSNMGFRRNEFRNRAEYSGRGWDPTSGGSNGYQPRAFQNGNGMVGRPRGPKPGVVSA, from the exons ATGGTTCACAAATTCTATCAGGATTCAAGCATTGTAAACCGCCcaaattctgatggagagatgacTTCAGTGACAACAATGCAA GCGATCAATGAGAAGATAATGTCGTTGGATTTCAGAAACTGTTTCACTGAGATAAAGACTATAGACTCACAACTGTCTTACCAGAACGGGGTGCTTATTGTAGTGACTGGGTCGTTTATTGGACAAGAAAATGTCAAGAGTAAATTTGCACAGTCATTCTTCCTTGCACCTCAAGAAAATGGAGGTTACTTTGTCCTGAATGATGTGTTCAGGTTTTTGAGTGAAACACAGCCAAGGGAAATGAACCATTTTTTGAGTGATGGCACAAACGATGATGCCCTCAAGGCTCCTCTAACTTCTGATACAG aaCAAAATTTGCAGGAGTATCATGATGTGGAAACTCTACAAACAGAGGAGGATGGTGACAATATGGAAGATGTACTCAACCAATCAGAGGATGGTGGTTCAGGTGTTGAAGATGAGGTTGTTGTGGATCTTCCAGCCAATGCAAGTGAAATTGATTCACAGACAACTCACGAAGTGATTGCTTCTGGGGCTCAAGATGATGTGCCTAAGAAGTCTTATGCATCAATT GTTAAAGTGATGAAAGGAAGCCCATCACCGGCACTGGTTCATGTGACTCCTAAGGCAAAGGTGGCTGCAGAGAAACCAGTGGTTGTTTCTCCAACACCAGCTACTGTCCCTGAAACATCTGTTCCTGCTATCAATGATGTCCCTGAGAACAAAAACAATGTTGAAG AGGAGGGTCATTCAATCTATATCAGGAATTTATCTCCGAATGCAACAGCAGAGAAGGTTGAGGAGGAATTTAAGAAATTTGGGCCTATTAAGCCCGGTGGCGTGCAAGTCAGGAGCCACAAG GTTGAGCGGTACTGTTTTGGTTTTGTTGAGTTTGAGTCGCTGAAATCCATGCAAGCAGCAATTGAG GCATCACCGATCACGATTGGAGGTCGTCAAGCTATTGTTCAGGAGAAGAGAACAACAACACGAG CAGTTGTGAATGGTGTGGTCACCAATAgcaacagcggcagcggtgggcgaGGGCGCTTCCAGTTGGGAAGAGGTGCTTTCAGAAACGATAACTTCCGGGGACGTGGAAACTTTGTCTCCAATATGGGCTTTAGGAGGAATGAGTTCAGGAACCGGGCTGAGTACTCTGGACGTGGTTGGGACCCGACTTCCGGTGGGAGTAATGGTTATCAGCCGCGAGCCTTTCAGAATGGGAATGGCATGGTCGGCCGCCCTAGAGGACCCAAGCCAGGTGTTGTTTCAGCTTAG
- the LOC103980418 gene encoding nuclear transport factor 2 isoform X5 → MVHKFYQDSSIVNRPNSDGEMTSVTTMQAINEKIMSLDFRNCFTEIKTIDSQLSYQNGVLIVVTGSFIGQENVKSKFAQSFFLAPQENGGYFVLNDVFRFLSETQPREMNHFLSDGTNDDALKAPLTSDTEQNLQEYHDVETLQTEEDGDNMEDVLNQSEDGGSGVEDEVVVDLPANASEIDSQTTHEVIASGAQDDVPKKSYASIVKVMKGSPSPALVHVTPKAKVAAEKPVVVSPTPATVPETSVPAINDVPENKNNVEEEGHSIYIRNLSPNATAEKVEEEFKKFGPIKPGGVQVRSHKVERYCFGFVEFESLKSMQAAIEASPITIGGRQAIVQEKRTTTRVVNGVVTNSNSGSGGRGRFQLGRGAFRNDNFRGRGNFVSNMGFRRNEFRNRAEYSGRGWDPTSGGSNGYQPRAFQNGNGMVGRPRGPKPGVVSA, encoded by the exons ATGGTTCACAAATTCTATCAGGATTCAAGCATTGTAAACCGCCcaaattctgatggagagatgacTTCAGTGACAACAATGCAA GCGATCAATGAGAAGATAATGTCGTTGGATTTCAGAAACTGTTTCACTGAGATAAAGACTATAGACTCACAACTGTCTTACCAGAACGGGGTGCTTATTGTAGTGACTGGGTCGTTTATTGGACAAGAAAATGTCAAGAGTAAATTTGCACAGTCATTCTTCCTTGCACCTCAAGAAAATGGAGGTTACTTTGTCCTGAATGATGTGTTCAGGTTTTTGAGTGAAACACAGCCAAGGGAAATGAACCATTTTTTGAGTGATGGCACAAACGATGATGCCCTCAAGGCTCCTCTAACTTCTGATACAG aaCAAAATTTGCAGGAGTATCATGATGTGGAAACTCTACAAACAGAGGAGGATGGTGACAATATGGAAGATGTACTCAACCAATCAGAGGATGGTGGTTCAGGTGTTGAAGATGAGGTTGTTGTGGATCTTCCAGCCAATGCAAGTGAAATTGATTCACAGACAACTCACGAAGTGATTGCTTCTGGGGCTCAAGATGATGTGCCTAAGAAGTCTTATGCATCAATT GTTAAAGTGATGAAAGGAAGCCCATCACCGGCACTGGTTCATGTGACTCCTAAGGCAAAGGTGGCTGCAGAGAAACCAGTGGTTGTTTCTCCAACACCAGCTACTGTCCCTGAAACATCTGTTCCTGCTATCAATGATGTCCCTGAGAACAAAAACAATGTTGAAG AGGAGGGTCATTCAATCTATATCAGGAATTTATCTCCGAATGCAACAGCAGAGAAGGTTGAGGAGGAATTTAAGAAATTTGGGCCTATTAAGCCCGGTGGCGTGCAAGTCAGGAGCCACAAG GTTGAGCGGTACTGTTTTGGTTTTGTTGAGTTTGAGTCGCTGAAATCCATGCAAGCAGCAATTGAG GCATCACCGATCACGATTGGAGGTCGTCAAGCTATTGTTCAGGAGAAGAGAACAACAACACGAG TTGTGAATGGTGTGGTCACCAATAgcaacagcggcagcggtgggcgaGGGCGCTTCCAGTTGGGAAGAGGTGCTTTCAGAAACGATAACTTCCGGGGACGTGGAAACTTTGTCTCCAATATGGGCTTTAGGAGGAATGAGTTCAGGAACCGGGCTGAGTACTCTGGACGTGGTTGGGACCCGACTTCCGGTGGGAGTAATGGTTATCAGCCGCGAGCCTTTCAGAATGGGAATGGCATGGTCGGCCGCCCTAGAGGACCCAAGCCAGGTGTTGTTTCAGCTTAG
- the LOC135637022 gene encoding omega-6 fatty acid desaturase, endoplasmic reticulum isozyme 2-like translates to MGAGGRMTAKEQATATATATATAGEDVPLRSGGGGKPLHRSPTEKPSFTLGQIKKAIPPHCFERSVLRSFSYVVHDLFFASLFLYFALAIIPTLPPSIVLAAWPLYWVVQGCVLTGVWVIAHECGHHAFSDYSLLDDVVGLVLHSALLVPYFSWKYSHRRHHSNTGSMERDEVFVPKPKSAMRWYSTYLNNPPGRILTLAVTLTLGWPLYLAFNVSGRAYPRFACHYDPYGPIYSDRERAQIFISDAGLMAAVYALYRIAASYGFWWVVRVYGVPLLIVNGWLVLITYLQHTHPSLPHYDSSEWDWLRGALATVDRDYGILNNVFHNITDTHVAHHLFSTMPHYHAMEATRVIKPLLGEYYQYDGTPLLKAMWREARECLYVEPDEGSTKKGVFWYRNDI, encoded by the coding sequence ATGGGAGCGGGCGGACGCATGACGGCGAAGGAgcaggcgacggcgacggcgacggcgacggcgacggcggggGAGGACGTGCCCCTCCGCTCCGGCGGAGGCGGCAAACCACTCCACCGCTCGCCCACCGAGAAACCCTCCTTCACACTGGGCCAGATCAAGAAGGCCATCCCTCCGCACTGCTTCGAGCGCTCCGTTCTCCGCTCCTTCTCCTACGTCGTCCATGACCTGTTCTTCGCCTCCCTCTTCCTCTACTTCGCGCTGGCCATCATCCCCACGCTGCCGCCAAGCATCGTCCTCGCCGCCTGGCCGCTCTACTGGGTCGTCCAGGGTTGCGTCCTCACCGGCGTGTGGGTCATTGCCCACGAGTGCGGCCATCACGCCTTCTCCGACTACTCCCTCCTCGACGACGTTGTCGGCCTCGTCCTGCATTCCGCCCTCCTCGTGCCTTACTTCTCCTGGAAGTACAGCCATCGCCGCCACCACTCCAACACCGGCTCCATGGAGCGCGACGAGGTCTTCGTCCCCAAGCCCAAGTCCGCCATGCGCTGGTATTCCACGTACCTCAACAACCCGCCCGGCCGCATCCTCACCCTGGCCGTCACCCTCACCCTCGGCTGGCCTCTGTACCTCGCCTTCAATGTCTCCGGCCGTGCCTACCCCCGCTTCGCCTGCCACTACGATCCCTACGGCCCCATCTACTCGGACCGGGAACGCGCCCAGATCTTCATCTCCGATGCAGGCCTTATGGCGGCCGTGTACGCCCTCTACCGCATCGCCGCCAGCTACGGCTTCTGGTGGGTGGTGAGGGTGTACGGAGTGCCGCTTCTGATCGTGAACGGGTGGCTCGTCCTCATCACCTACCTGCAGCACACGCACCCGTCGCTGCCGCACTACGACTCGAGCGAGTGGGACTGGCTGCGCGGGGCGCTGGCGACGGTGGACAGAGACTACGGGATTCTCAACAACGTGTTCCACAACATCACCGACACCCACGTCGCCCACCACCTCTTCTCGACGATGCCGCACTACCACGCCATGGAGGCTACCAGGGTAATCAAACCCCTGCTGGGCGAGTACTACCAGTACGACGGCACGCCGCTGCTGAAGGCCATGTGGAGGGAGGCGCGCGAGTGCCTCTACGTGGAGCCGGACGAGGGGAGCACGAAGAAGGGCGTCTTCTGGTATCGAAACGACATCTAA
- the LOC103980418 gene encoding nuclear transport factor 2 isoform X1, producing MALPTASPVSPLSPQVIGNAFVQQYYQILHQSPEMVHKFYQDSSIVNRPNSDGEMTSVTTMQAINEKIMSLDFRNCFTEIKTIDSQLSYQNGVLIVVTGSFIGQENVKSKFAQSFFLAPQENGGYFVLNDVFRFLSETQPREMNHFLSDGTNDDALKAPLTSDTEQNLQEYHDVETLQTEEDGDNMEDVLNQSEDGGSGVEDEVVVDLPANASEIDSQTTHEVIASGAQDDVPKKSYASIVKVMKGSPSPALVHVTPKAKVAAEKPVVVSPTPATVPETSVPAINDVPENKNNVEEEGHSIYIRNLSPNATAEKVEEEFKKFGPIKPGGVQVRSHKVERYCFGFVEFESLKSMQAAIEASPITIGGRQAIVQEKRTTTRAVVNGVVTNSNSGSGGRGRFQLGRGAFRNDNFRGRGNFVSNMGFRRNEFRNRAEYSGRGWDPTSGGSNGYQPRAFQNGNGMVGRPRGPKPGVVSA from the exons ATGGCATTGCCAACTGCATCTCCTGTTTCTCCTCTGAGTCCACAAGTG ATTGGTAATGCATTTGTTCAACAGTATTACCAAATTCTGCACCAATCACCAGAAATGGTTCACAAATTCTATCAGGATTCAAGCATTGTAAACCGCCcaaattctgatggagagatgacTTCAGTGACAACAATGCAA GCGATCAATGAGAAGATAATGTCGTTGGATTTCAGAAACTGTTTCACTGAGATAAAGACTATAGACTCACAACTGTCTTACCAGAACGGGGTGCTTATTGTAGTGACTGGGTCGTTTATTGGACAAGAAAATGTCAAGAGTAAATTTGCACAGTCATTCTTCCTTGCACCTCAAGAAAATGGAGGTTACTTTGTCCTGAATGATGTGTTCAGGTTTTTGAGTGAAACACAGCCAAGGGAAATGAACCATTTTTTGAGTGATGGCACAAACGATGATGCCCTCAAGGCTCCTCTAACTTCTGATACAG aaCAAAATTTGCAGGAGTATCATGATGTGGAAACTCTACAAACAGAGGAGGATGGTGACAATATGGAAGATGTACTCAACCAATCAGAGGATGGTGGTTCAGGTGTTGAAGATGAGGTTGTTGTGGATCTTCCAGCCAATGCAAGTGAAATTGATTCACAGACAACTCACGAAGTGATTGCTTCTGGGGCTCAAGATGATGTGCCTAAGAAGTCTTATGCATCAATT GTTAAAGTGATGAAAGGAAGCCCATCACCGGCACTGGTTCATGTGACTCCTAAGGCAAAGGTGGCTGCAGAGAAACCAGTGGTTGTTTCTCCAACACCAGCTACTGTCCCTGAAACATCTGTTCCTGCTATCAATGATGTCCCTGAGAACAAAAACAATGTTGAAG AGGAGGGTCATTCAATCTATATCAGGAATTTATCTCCGAATGCAACAGCAGAGAAGGTTGAGGAGGAATTTAAGAAATTTGGGCCTATTAAGCCCGGTGGCGTGCAAGTCAGGAGCCACAAG GTTGAGCGGTACTGTTTTGGTTTTGTTGAGTTTGAGTCGCTGAAATCCATGCAAGCAGCAATTGAG GCATCACCGATCACGATTGGAGGTCGTCAAGCTATTGTTCAGGAGAAGAGAACAACAACACGAG CAGTTGTGAATGGTGTGGTCACCAATAgcaacagcggcagcggtgggcgaGGGCGCTTCCAGTTGGGAAGAGGTGCTTTCAGAAACGATAACTTCCGGGGACGTGGAAACTTTGTCTCCAATATGGGCTTTAGGAGGAATGAGTTCAGGAACCGGGCTGAGTACTCTGGACGTGGTTGGGACCCGACTTCCGGTGGGAGTAATGGTTATCAGCCGCGAGCCTTTCAGAATGGGAATGGCATGGTCGGCCGCCCTAGAGGACCCAAGCCAGGTGTTGTTTCAGCTTAG
- the LOC103980418 gene encoding nuclear transport factor 2 isoform X3 — translation MSWSCIGNAFVQQYYQILHQSPEMVHKFYQDSSIVNRPNSDGEMTSVTTMQAINEKIMSLDFRNCFTEIKTIDSQLSYQNGVLIVVTGSFIGQENVKSKFAQSFFLAPQENGGYFVLNDVFRFLSETQPREMNHFLSDGTNDDALKAPLTSDTEQNLQEYHDVETLQTEEDGDNMEDVLNQSEDGGSGVEDEVVVDLPANASEIDSQTTHEVIASGAQDDVPKKSYASIVKVMKGSPSPALVHVTPKAKVAAEKPVVVSPTPATVPETSVPAINDVPENKNNVEEEGHSIYIRNLSPNATAEKVEEEFKKFGPIKPGGVQVRSHKVERYCFGFVEFESLKSMQAAIEASPITIGGRQAIVQEKRTTTRAVVNGVVTNSNSGSGGRGRFQLGRGAFRNDNFRGRGNFVSNMGFRRNEFRNRAEYSGRGWDPTSGGSNGYQPRAFQNGNGMVGRPRGPKPGVVSA, via the exons ATGAGTTGGTCCTGT ATTGGTAATGCATTTGTTCAACAGTATTACCAAATTCTGCACCAATCACCAGAAATGGTTCACAAATTCTATCAGGATTCAAGCATTGTAAACCGCCcaaattctgatggagagatgacTTCAGTGACAACAATGCAA GCGATCAATGAGAAGATAATGTCGTTGGATTTCAGAAACTGTTTCACTGAGATAAAGACTATAGACTCACAACTGTCTTACCAGAACGGGGTGCTTATTGTAGTGACTGGGTCGTTTATTGGACAAGAAAATGTCAAGAGTAAATTTGCACAGTCATTCTTCCTTGCACCTCAAGAAAATGGAGGTTACTTTGTCCTGAATGATGTGTTCAGGTTTTTGAGTGAAACACAGCCAAGGGAAATGAACCATTTTTTGAGTGATGGCACAAACGATGATGCCCTCAAGGCTCCTCTAACTTCTGATACAG aaCAAAATTTGCAGGAGTATCATGATGTGGAAACTCTACAAACAGAGGAGGATGGTGACAATATGGAAGATGTACTCAACCAATCAGAGGATGGTGGTTCAGGTGTTGAAGATGAGGTTGTTGTGGATCTTCCAGCCAATGCAAGTGAAATTGATTCACAGACAACTCACGAAGTGATTGCTTCTGGGGCTCAAGATGATGTGCCTAAGAAGTCTTATGCATCAATT GTTAAAGTGATGAAAGGAAGCCCATCACCGGCACTGGTTCATGTGACTCCTAAGGCAAAGGTGGCTGCAGAGAAACCAGTGGTTGTTTCTCCAACACCAGCTACTGTCCCTGAAACATCTGTTCCTGCTATCAATGATGTCCCTGAGAACAAAAACAATGTTGAAG AGGAGGGTCATTCAATCTATATCAGGAATTTATCTCCGAATGCAACAGCAGAGAAGGTTGAGGAGGAATTTAAGAAATTTGGGCCTATTAAGCCCGGTGGCGTGCAAGTCAGGAGCCACAAG GTTGAGCGGTACTGTTTTGGTTTTGTTGAGTTTGAGTCGCTGAAATCCATGCAAGCAGCAATTGAG GCATCACCGATCACGATTGGAGGTCGTCAAGCTATTGTTCAGGAGAAGAGAACAACAACACGAG CAGTTGTGAATGGTGTGGTCACCAATAgcaacagcggcagcggtgggcgaGGGCGCTTCCAGTTGGGAAGAGGTGCTTTCAGAAACGATAACTTCCGGGGACGTGGAAACTTTGTCTCCAATATGGGCTTTAGGAGGAATGAGTTCAGGAACCGGGCTGAGTACTCTGGACGTGGTTGGGACCCGACTTCCGGTGGGAGTAATGGTTATCAGCCGCGAGCCTTTCAGAATGGGAATGGCATGGTCGGCCGCCCTAGAGGACCCAAGCCAGGTGTTGTTTCAGCTTAG
- the LOC135582262 gene encoding uncharacterized protein LOC135582262, producing the protein MWMFKPFAGKEPASLEGRTIDVGNVKVHVRNAIAEGGFSCIYVATDVVQPSKQYALKHVICNDDDLLDLIMKEISVMKLLRGHPNVVALVAHTILDMGRRKEALLVMEFCEKSLATLLENRGSGYFEEKQVLLIFRDVCNAVHFMHSQSPPIAHRDLKAENVLLGPDGAWKLCDFGSTSTNHKCFDKPEEMGIEEDNIRKYTTPAYRAPEMWDLFRREVICEKVDIWALGCLLYRICFLKSAFDGESKLQVLNGNYRIPDVPKYSSALADLIKDMLKASPNTRPDITQVWFRVNELLPLELKKHLPDGSSGAVEMHPPPSGSQDQGVPRKTTLMPRRGLASVPSSRESEKEMRQTKPFHDAPKTGRGALGAFWSTEHAKDSAVVDNKDPHFDEPIKQSASTQNRNTSVCKVSPPRERHVYLRNQVRIEQGDPVKRPDERTGEDFEIKFFQEMKQSSNPEKKPAFENETFNTFVADFGTGKLNSKNITGDNIPHKRELEAEVDQLKGQLKQANLEKTEITSRYEKLSAVCRSQRQEIQELKHALAAVSPSPPGKDSTKNHEHPGSLQSITPPRMKIEGTVWELQQGMMHPSPSPRPETKTWNAFGATNGHQNVTSALNPSTDLWGFNLGSFTASSGSQISGSSAQGNASMRTNSGATKKADANQPAGWAGF; encoded by the exons ATGTGGATGTTTAAGCCATTTGCTGGTAAGGAACCTGCCAGCCTTGAAGGCCGAACGATCGATGTTGGTAATGTAAAGGTTCATGTTCGAAATGCCATCGCGGAAGGGGGATTTTCCTGCATCTATGTTGCCACTGATGTTGTGCAACCATCCAAACAGTATGCCCTGAAGCACGTGATCTGCAATGATGATGATTTGTTGGATCTCATCATGAAGGAGATCTCTGTGATGAAGCTGCTCAGAGGACACCCAAATGTTGTTGCTCTTGTGGCACACACCATATTGGACATGGGCAGGAGGAAGGAAGCATTGCTTGTAATGGAGTTCTGTGAGAAGTCTCTGGCTACTTTGCTGGAAAACAGAGGGTCTGGATACTTTGAGGAGAAACAGGTCCTCTTGATTTTTAGAGATGTTTGCAATGCAGTGCATTTCATGCATTCCCAATCACCACCCATAGCCCACAG GGATTTAAAAGCTGAAAATGTTCTTCTAGGACCTGATGGAGCTTGGAAGTTATGTGACTTTGGCAGCACCTCAACCAATCACAAATGCTTTGACAAGCCTGAAGAGATGGGGATTGAAGAAGACAATATCAGAAAGTACACAACTCCTGCATATAGGGCCCCTGAG ATGTGGGATCTGTTTAGAAGGGAAGTTATATGCGAGAAAGTGGACATCTGG GCTCTTGGATGTCTTCTATACCGAATCTGCTTCCTCAAATCTGCATTTGATGGTGAATCAAAGCTTCAAGTCTTGAATGGGAACTATCGCATACCTGACGTACCAAAGTACAGTTCTGCATTAGCCGATCTGATCAAGGATATGCTCAAGGCTTCTCCAAACACCAGGCCAGACATCACGCAG GTCTGGTTTCGTGTTAATGAACTACTTCCTTTGGAGTTGAAAAAGCACTTACCTGATGGCTCTAGTGGAGCTGTTGAAATGCATCCACCTCCTTCAGGTTCTCAAGATCAAG GTGTTCCAAGAAAGACCACTTTGATGCCTCGAAGGGGCCTTGCTTCCGTACCATCATCACGGGAATCCGAGAAGGAGATGCGTCAGACCAAACCCTTTCATGATGCTCCAAAGACAGGTCGAGGGGCGCTTGGTGCATTCTGGTCCACTGAACATGCAAAGGATTCTGCAGTTGTTGATAACAAAGATCCCCACTTCGATGAACCGATCAAACAATCAGCATCGACTCAGAATCGCAATACAAGTGTTTGCAAAGTTAGCCCTCCAAGGGAAAGACATGTTTATCTTCGGAATCAAGTCAGGATTGAACAAGGGGACCCTGTGAAGAGGCCAGATGAACGCACTGGTGAGGACTTTGAGATCAAATTTTTCCAAGAGATGAAACAAAGTTCCAACCCAGAGAAGAAACCAGCTTTTGAGAATGAGACATTTAATACTTTTGTGGCTGATTTCGGTACTGGCAAGTTGAACTCCAAGAACATTACCGGTGATAATATACCACATAAAAGAGAGCTAGAAGCAGAAGTTGACCAGCTAAAAGGGCAGCTGAAGCAGGCCAACTTGGAGAAAACTGAAATTACATCCAGATATGAAAAGCTCTCCGCAGTTTGCCGTTCTCAACGACAAGAGATACAGGAATTGAAGCATGCTCTTGCAGCAGTAAGCCCATCACCACCGGGCAAAGACAGCACAAAGAACCATGAGCATCCTGGGAGCTTGCAGTCCATAACTCCG CCGAGGATGAAGATTGAAGGAACTGTGTGGGAACTCCAGCAAGGAATGATGCACCCTTCTCCATCACCTAGACCCGAGACAAAGACGTGGAATGCTTTCGGGGCAACCAATGGCCATCAAAATGTTACGTCGGCCTTGAATCCCTCAACAGATCTGTGGGGCTTCAATTTGGGGAGTTTTACAGCTTCGTCTGGTTCGCAGATATCTGGGAGCTCTGCTCAAGGAAATGCTTCCATGAGGACTAACAGTGGGGCAACAAAGAAGGCAGATGCAAACCAGCCCGCCGGATGGGCCGGTTTCTAA